The genomic region AAGGCGAAGCCCATGCACGTGACAGCCCGGGCGGACTATGCATTGCGCGCGTGCGCGGAGATCGCGGCTGCGAACCCTGGACCGACGACGGCCGAGCGCATCTCGCAGCTGCAAAACATCCCTCTCAAGTTCATCGAGAACATCCTCGCGACGTTAAAGCACGCCGGCATCGTCCGTTCTCAGCGCGGTGTCGATGGGGGTTATTGGCTCGCGCGGCCAGCGGAAGAGATCACGCTGGCTGAGGTCATCCGCGCTGTCGAAGGACCGCTGGCCAACGTCCGCGGCGAGCGACCTGAAAGCACGCAGTACCGGGGACCTGCCAAATCATTGCGCGAGGTGTGGGTCGCGGTTCGTGCGAGCCTTCGCACGGTACTCGAAGATGTGACGCTCGCCGACCTCGTCAAAGGCAAGTTGCCGATCGCTGTCGGGCGTCTGACGCGCGACAAAGAAGCCTGGGTGGGGCACTAGATTGCACGACCGCGGCGCTCGAGCTGAAGCTCGACCGCTACATGCTAACCCGATGATCGAGCGCTCGTATTGGCTCGACGCGGTCGGCGATCTCACCACCGACGCAACATCAGAGATGCCGAAGACCGTCGACGTCGCAGTTATCGGCGCCGGCTTCACAGGTTTGTCGGCCGCTCGCGCGCTCGCCATGCGCGGCGCATCGGTCGCGGTCATCGAGGCGCATCACGCCGGCTGGGGCGCCAGTTCGCGCAACGGCGGCATGGTGCTCACCGGGCTGAAGCAGCCCGCCTCGGCGCTCGTCGGCAGATTCGGGATCGGGCGCGCGCGCCAACTCTTCGACGCGTCGCTCCGCTCGATCGATTGCGTCGAGCGGGTCGTGCGCGAAGAATCGATCGAGTGCGATTTCAACCGTTGCGGCCACGCCGAGGTCGCATGCAAGCCACGGCACTTCGACGCGATGCGCAAGGAGGCCGAACTGCTGTCGACGAGCTTCGGCCATCCGATGCAGGTCGTCGATCGCGGACATCTCGGCACACTGATCGCGTCCGATGCGTATCACGGCGCCGTCGTCGATGTCGCGAGTGCGAGGATCGATCCGGCTCGGTACGCCTTCGGTCTTGCGGCGGCAGCGAAGCGTCGCGGGGCAGGTATCGTTCAAGACGCTTCGGTGACGGCGATCCATAGAATACGAGGCGCAGGCTATACGATAGCGACCGAACGCGGTGAGCTTCGCGCGACTAAGGTGCTCGTCGCGACCGGCGCGTACACGGGAGCAGCCAGCGCGTCGATCGCGCGGCGCGTCATCGCCGTCGGCTCGTACGTCATCGCCACCGAGCAACTCGAACCGTCACGTGCATCTGCGCTCATCCCAAGCGGTCGGATGATTTTCGATTCGAACAACTTCCTCCACTATTATAGACTGACGCCCGATCGACGGCTACTGTTCGGCGGACGAGCGGCGTTCTGCCCAGCCGACGAGCGCACGGTTCGCGACAGCGCCGAGATACTGCGCAAAGGCATGACAGGCGTTTTCCCGCAGCTGCGCGACGCGCGCATCGACTATGCATGGGGAGGTTCGATCGACTTCGCGTTCGACATGTTGCCGCACGCGGGCGTCCACGAAGGGCTCTATTACGCGCTCGGTTACGCCGGTCACGGCGTTGCGATGGCGACATACCTCGGCGAGCGCATCGCCGTCGCGATGGCGGGCGGTGGCAAGGCGGAAGAAGCGCTCGATACGGGTCCGCTTCCGGCACCCCCGCCCGGAATAACGGGCAGCGCGCCGTGGTTCTTGCCGATCGCGGGCGCTTGGTATCGCCTGCTCGACTGGGCGAGCTGAGGACCTCGCGTGGATCTACGGCACAACACGCTCTCGAAGCTCGACGCGATCCTCATCGCCGTCGCGGGGACCGCACCGGCGAATTCGCTCGCGGTGAGCACGGGAGCGCTCGTCGTCGCGGTCGGCGTGTTCGGACCCGGTGCGATCCTATTCGGCGCGCTTTCGATGTTCGGCATCGCGATCGCGTACTTCTATCTCAACGTGTGGCGTTCGGACGCCGGCGCCGCATACGCGTGGGTGGGCCGAAGCCTCAATCCGTATCTCGGATTTTTCGCCGGCTGGGCGCCGCTTGTCGCAAACCTCATCTATATGGTAGCCGGTTCGCTGCCGGCGGCGGAAGCGACGCTCGATCTCGTCGATCCGAGCATCGCGCAGAACCCGCTCGCCGTCACCGCGGTCGGCGCAGCATGGTTCGTCCTCATCGCGGTCATCGTTCTCGCCGGCATCCATACGACCGCCGAGTTCCAGAAGATCGTCACGGCGATCGAGATCCTCGGGATACTCTTGCTTGCGGTCGTCGGGCTCGTCGAAGGTATCCGCACGGGCCATCTGTTCTCCATCCAGTGGTTCTCGCCGTTCCCCGGTTCGCTCCGCGCGTTCATGGCCGGCGCGCTCGTCTCGCTGTTCTACTTCTGGGGCTGGGATACGAGTCTCAACCTCACCGAAGAGACCGTCGACCGCAACCGGACGCCGGGCATCGGCGCGATAGGCGGCATGGTCATCATCCTGACGCTCTTCATCGTCACGCAGGTCGCGATCCAAATGACGCTCACCCCGGAGCAGATCATGGCGGCGAACGCCAACGTGCTCGTCGTCTTCGCCGATGCGATCCTTCCGCGGCCGTGGGGCGATATCGCGATCATCGTCGTCATCGTGAGCACGGTCGGATCGCTCGAAGCGTCGCTCCTCGTCGCGAGCCGCACGATGCTCTCGATGGGCCGCGACCGCGTGCTCTCACCGAGATTCGCCGAACTGCACCCGCGCTTCCAGACGCCGTGGTTCGGCAGCATCCTCTTCGCCGTGCTCACCCTCGCGCTGTTCGTCGCCGCCGCATTCATCAACCGGCTGAGCGACACGCTGAACGAATCGGTGAACGCGATCGGGGTGCTCATCGCCGTCTACTTCGGACTCGGCGGCTTCTCGTCGGCGTGGTATCACCGGCGCCTCTACGCGACCGACAAGCGCGCTCTTTGGTTGCGCGGCATATGGCCGGCTGCCGCCGGAGCCTTCTTGCTCGTCGTCGCGGTAGAACAAGTGCTCAATGCGGGGGTGCTCGGCTCGTCCGTGACGATCGGGTTGCTCGTCGTCGGCGCCATCCCGCTCGTCATCTATAGGTTGACGCAGAGAAGCGCATTCTACACCGAGCCGATGGAAGTGCATCCCGGCTAATCCTCTCACGCTGTTTTCAGAACGCTGGTGTAGGTTTGCGCCAGAAGGGGCGCTGAGCGTCGCTTGCTCGGCGAATTTAATGATGCGATCTCGAACGTCGTTTTCAGGTTTTTGCTCCGCCCTTGGCCTCGCACTCGCGGTTTTCTCACTCGCAATGCCCGCTAATGCTTCGACAGTCACCGTCCACCCGAAGTTCGGCGGTCAGATCCTCGGCTACGACGTCGATCAACACGGGACCGAAGGCGTGCTCAGCGAGTACGTCGACGAGTCGGGAGGTACCGTGCTCGCGGCGACGGAGACATTCGATCAGTCGACCGGCGCGATCATCAAGGTGCTGAAGAAGACACAGAATCAGGATGATTTCTCCACGCAAGGGCTCTTCGGTCGATCGGTCGGGCTCGTGCTATTCCAGCACGACCACGTCAACAGTTTTCTCACCGCGAACCCGCTGAGCCTGAACACCTTCAACGGCACGTGGACGCCGCCGATCCGGCAAGGCTTTCAGTTGGGCTCGATGAGCTCGAGCCAAGGATCCCGGATTGCGGCCGCATCCGAGTTGTCGCTGTTCGCGGATAGTGCGTTCGTCTTCGCGACGAACGTCTCGCGGAACACATTTGGGAGACTCGTCTCGCTCGCTCCCATCCTCAACGGCGACGAGTTCCTCATCTCGCCGACGCTTGCGTTCGACAGCCAGACCGACAGTGCGATCCTCGCCGATTCGCAAGGCTGCCCAGAGGCGGTCTGCACGACGGACGTCGCGATCGTCAACCTGTCGACGGGCGCGATCGAGGAGTTCAACGACAATCTCGGCATCGGCACGGTCGACGGCTTGGCGGTCGATCCGTCGACCGGTATCGCCGTGACGACGACGCTCATCGATCAAGGCGTCGAGTTCTACGACCTCGCGCACCAGACGGGCTTCGAAGTGACGATTCCCAACGCAGGCAACGCGCTACAGGCGGGGCTCGACGTCGAATTCGATGCGCTGCACAAAGTGTTCCTGACGGAGCAATACAGCTCGACCGGCAACCCGAATAATCCGCAGGCTCGCGTGTACGTCTACGACGAGCGGGGGAACGTGCTCGAGACGATTCCCATCCAGCGCATCGGAACGAGCCCGGGCCGGATCGCGATCAACCCGAAGACGCGCACCGGGTTCCTCGATGAGATCGTCGAGCCGCAGCACGAGTTCCTCGAGCTTCAATCGTTCAGTTATTAACGCGAAATATAAAGCCTATAGACATAGTAGGGAATTATGCGCGATACTTAGAAGCCCCGTCCAAGGGCCAGGATGCCCGCAACGACGGAGGATGGCTGCGTATGATCTCGGAACTAAACAGCAAGATGTCCGCACCGGTCCGAGGCAAATCGCCGGCGACCATGAGCGAAGCGACCCGTGCATGTCTGTATGCGGTCGTCGACCGCTTTAACACCGACGAGCCGTTTTGGGGCGCCTTCATCCCCGTAGCCGACCTCACCGAGATCGGTGACGACTATTTCAGCGCGGCGTTTCACAGCCGCGACTTGCGGCTCACCGTTCGCGGATCGCTCGTCCGCGGGATCGGCGAAACCGCATCGATCGTGCCGAGCCTCGTCGTCGGCGCGACGCACATCGGCGAAGAGCCCAAGCCGCTTCACTGGCATCACGTGGATTGCGCCGTCGGCGATGACGGCAAGTTCGTGACTTCGAACTTCCGCTCGGCCATCGAATCCGCCATCGCCGACCTTACGTAACCGACATCCCGAAAGTCGCCTGGGAGCGGTCGAGATTTATCTCGACCGCCGCGGCCGTTCCAAAGAGGAATGGAGCGGTCGACCTTTACGGTCGACCGCTCCAACGTGTGAGGTTCGTGCTCCATATGGTGTTAGGGCGCTCACAGTGACCAGAGACTGTGCGCCAGGAAGATGCGTTGACTGTAACGGTAGGGGTAATATGCCAGCACCGGGGGTCGTAACGCATCTTGATCAGCACTCGACATATCGTCGCCGCAGCCGTCGCTCTAGCAGCGCTAGCGTGCGCGCGGGTTCCCGCTTTCGGCGCCCCGACTCAACCAATCGCCGGCGAACCGACCGTTGCTGTGGTCAATCAGCGCCTCGCGACGTTGGTAGCGACCGAGCAGGCG from Candidatus Eremiobacteraceae bacterium harbors:
- a CDS encoding Rrf2 family transcriptional regulator, giving the protein MHVTARADYALRACAEIAAANPGPTTAERISQLQNIPLKFIENILATLKHAGIVRSQRGVDGGYWLARPAEEITLAEVIRAVEGPLANVRGERPESTQYRGPAKSLREVWVAVRASLRTVLEDVTLADLVKGKLPIAVGRLTRDKEAWVGH
- a CDS encoding APC family permease, encoding MDLRHNTLSKLDAILIAVAGTAPANSLAVSTGALVVAVGVFGPGAILFGALSMFGIAIAYFYLNVWRSDAGAAYAWVGRSLNPYLGFFAGWAPLVANLIYMVAGSLPAAEATLDLVDPSIAQNPLAVTAVGAAWFVLIAVIVLAGIHTTAEFQKIVTAIEILGILLLAVVGLVEGIRTGHLFSIQWFSPFPGSLRAFMAGALVSLFYFWGWDTSLNLTEETVDRNRTPGIGAIGGMVIILTLFIVTQVAIQMTLTPEQIMAANANVLVVFADAILPRPWGDIAIIVVIVSTVGSLEASLLVASRTMLSMGRDRVLSPRFAELHPRFQTPWFGSILFAVLTLALFVAAAFINRLSDTLNESVNAIGVLIAVYFGLGGFSSAWYHRRLYATDKRALWLRGIWPAAAGAFLLVVAVEQVLNAGVLGSSVTIGLLVVGAIPLVIYRLTQRSAFYTEPMEVHPG
- a CDS encoding FAD-binding oxidoreductase, producing MIERSYWLDAVGDLTTDATSEMPKTVDVAVIGAGFTGLSAARALAMRGASVAVIEAHHAGWGASSRNGGMVLTGLKQPASALVGRFGIGRARQLFDASLRSIDCVERVVREESIECDFNRCGHAEVACKPRHFDAMRKEAELLSTSFGHPMQVVDRGHLGTLIASDAYHGAVVDVASARIDPARYAFGLAAAAKRRGAGIVQDASVTAIHRIRGAGYTIATERGELRATKVLVATGAYTGAASASIARRVIAVGSYVIATEQLEPSRASALIPSGRMIFDSNNFLHYYRLTPDRRLLFGGRAAFCPADERTVRDSAEILRKGMTGVFPQLRDARIDYAWGGSIDFAFDMLPHAGVHEGLYYALGYAGHGVAMATYLGERIAVAMAGGGKAEEALDTGPLPAPPPGITGSAPWFLPIAGAWYRLLDWAS